TCCCCATCGGTCAATTTCAAATGGTCGCTGGACAGGATTTCATTGATGAATTCCAAGTCCTCTGTGGCTTGGTCCAAAATAGCATTGAAAGAGTCCGATATTCGGGTAACTTCATCAGCTTGTATATAGGGGGAGTTAAGGATATCCCTTAAATCTCCTTGAACCATATTATACAGGCGTTTGTTGTTTCGAATGAGCTCTTCCACTGCTTTTAGCTTTTCAATGGCAGCACTGACTTTCTCAATGTTCTCTTTTTGCTTTTTTAGAAACTTCATCGTCTTAATAATGTTGGAGGTCTGCTTTCCAGCCTCTAACAGTTGTTTGGCAAAAGAGATAAAGTTGATATTGTCATAAACAGGCATTCCTTGGGCGGAGCCATTAGCTCCCATTGTTATGATTAAGATTGCGGTTAGTATTATTTTATTGATTCCAATTTTCATGATTTCTGGGTTTTGTGAAGTCGAATATTCTTGACTTCTTGTTAAACTTTTTTCTATTGTGACTATGCGGCTTTAAGCCGTGAAAATTCTTTAATTGCCAATTCCATATCACTATGCTTTTTAAAAAGGGCCATTATGGTCTCGTTGTCGGAGCCGTCGGTGAGGTAGGCCGCAAATACTTCTGGCGGCACTTCCAATCGAAAGATGTTACTTTCCTTACCGATCTTGATGAACATCTCGGTATACTTCCGCTCCCCTGTCAAATCGTTCTTAATGGATTTGAGCTGATTTAAGTCGTGGCTTGAAAGATTGAGTCTCTTAATAAGCTCGTCATAGCCTTTTTCGTTGTTCAGGCTATAAATAACCTGGGTGTTTTCGAGGATACTGGCGGAGGTGGAATTGTCCGGTAATTGATTTATGGATTGTAAAATGATGCCGATTGCACCTTCTTGCTTTCGGATAGCCTGATAGTAGAATTCCACACTCTCCAGTACATTGGGAAATTTGAGTTGCTTGGCAAACTCATCGAAAAGGATGATGCCCTTTTCTTCCTTGTTCCTCCAAATAGTCCGTTGGATAGCGGTCTTGATGAGCTTGAGCATTACCGACAGGATTTCTTTGTTGTCCTTTACCTCGTCCAGTTCGAATACGATGAGCCTTTTGTCCTCAATTTTATAGGATTGGTCTTCGCTCATCTCAAAGAGGAAACTGTACAATCCACCTTCCACATATTCGGATAGGATGTGCAAAAAGTTGGTAATATTGAAATAGGCCTTATCAATTCCCAACATTTCCAAAAGTTGTTCCCGATTATTTCGGATAAACCCGTAAAAGCTCTCCAACGAATGGGCATTGGAAACGGTTTTGTAGTAATGCTGAAGGATTTTTTTTAGGGATACGGATTGTGCCTTGGTCACTT
This genomic window from Maribacter sp. MJ134 contains:
- a CDS encoding conjugal transfer protein; the encoded protein is MKIGINKIILTAILIITMGANGSAQGMPVYDNINFISFAKQLLEAGKQTSNIIKTMKFLKKQKENIEKVSAAIEKLKAVEELIRNNKRLYNMVQGDLRDILNSPYIQADEVTRISDSFNAILDQATEDLEFINEILSSDHLKLTDGERMKAIRAHQRESQEMVSEIERKTQRYRDIIAFREMQDKINNRKTNY